ACTAATCCTTTTCGGGTTGCGAATGTGGCCACACAGCGATggtttgtcgtttttttactGGGCGGCTTTCCAGTGGCGAGGAAGAAGAAAGGCATTACGTTAGGTTTAGTCAATTACAATCTGGGTTGTTTTCCCTGGGATGAGTGAACTGAATAgtgcatttaaattttcacatGGAGTCAGCTGGAAGTAACTGTCTTGAATGGCAGATTCATGAGTGTTTTGGctttgcttttgattttttctttcagcAAAGAgtaattttgtttactttacgttattacattttatttaaaaggtGTCTTTTCGACTGTGAGAAACAAAGTGACGCAAAGTAAAGTGATTGAGTGATGGAAATTGTTGCAACTACATATAATGCATATGTTTCaactaaatatttttattttcgaattAGACTGGGCATCTCTAACGGGTGGAGCGTTGTAGCTATAGCCCAAGATGTAAAAtttgtcattttttatttgtagcaaTAACAATTTTATTCTCATGCAAAAGAAAGGTGATACTAACCAGTAACCAACTGCTCCGGTTATACTGAAAacttaagaaacaaaaaaaataaaaacattcccaAAATCATGCATGCATCTCCTAAATGTAGGTaagattgattttatttcttctttatgCGTGTCCATATTAATACATTTATATAGATGAGTTCTTTCCGCTTTGGAGACTGCTGGAAGAATCGCTTACGAGGCTAACACTTTTTCCTATTAACGCTATTCTTACTACGGGATACTGCTTTACACCTTTACATCCTACGCTGCCGTTTGCCCAAGCTTGTAGCTTTCCAGGCTTTTgtgtacgtgtttgtgtgcgtgttgtaaTATgtgtcattttcttttttacaataCTTCCATATAACATTAGAAATAAtacaagaaacagaaaaaagaggaatttTAAGTAACGGTGGAAGAGTTATTTCACATATAAGAGATAAGCTATACGTAGCAAGAAGTGTCACAATGTCTATCAAACATTCGTTTGCGACACTCGAGTGCTAGTCATCAGAACAGAAACAGAGTGGAAAGGTAAAGAAAGAAGAACGTTATAAGAAATTAACGTAACGTATTCGCACACCTACTTAGAAGTGGATATGATTAAAGTTAAAAATTGCACatgtttttattccttctcCTAACGCATTTTCGCATGCATTCCGCCGCATTATTTGTCGCTTGCCTGCCCCATTCATGTACACGCTCACTCACTCAGACGCTTACTGCTAGTGTATGAATAGTTAACTGATCGTATTTTAATTCCCATTTCCCAGCTTGTTAGGTCTATACTGTCTCTACAAGTGTAGTTTTGCAGCTAATTTATCTGACAGCCGAACGTCGAGTCGTAACATAGACGGTTAAGTGAAGTTTATGGCGCCCGAAGAATCAATGACTTCGAAAAGCTGTTATTCAGTGGTTTTGTATTGTTCTATCAACAAACCGTTTCATTCGAATCAAACTGTTTACTCTAGCAGCTAGCTTTACAATACACACCTATCTATTGTTTACCTCCAAGCAGCGTTCCACGTGGCGGGTGCAATTATATGTACACCACTGTTTGTTCTCGCTTTCTTCCGAACCGTCTGTACAGCTTGTTTGTGTCAATTAACTATAAGGAAGACAGAGTTTTGTTGCGTCCATATtaaagggtttgttttttattacaattaatACTAAGCGAAGGTACTGAAGGTGTCGAACAGCATGAGAACTAGAACTAACGCGTACCTAAGAGTGGTAGAAACTTACGCCGTACGTCTATGCAATTGGAATTAGAAGGagcatttttggaatgaaCGTTTTGCACGAGAAACGCTAATGGACAAAACGCACATACTACCAGATGGGAGAATGGTGCTGGTGTGTGGCAGTGGCAAGAAATGGGAAGTAAAAagtacaaacaaacatttaaaaaaccagTAACAATAACAAATCTTTAGTTCCCATTTTGCACAGCCACAACCCGCCGATTCTGTCCATCTGTGTTACGTGAAAATAACAGTTGGATGTGCGTTTTCTTCGTGCCTGTAAGATTATGCCCTAATCCGTTATCCGTTTGTCCTTTCCTATAGCTTACTTGCTAAAAAGGTTGATTTAGCAAGCCCTAAAACACCAACGGTTGATGTTGGAGCTAAAGAATAAATATCTAACTTAGCGCTATAGCGTACAATTGTTATAGATATAAATTACATCCACCAACAGCCTTACTCCTATACTGCTCGTCCCACAAATGGATCAATAGCGATCGCTCTCATAAGAACATTGACAGCATCTCGTTGTTAATAGTGATAGGTGTTACTGTATAGCATTCAAGCGAATCGCAACGCTAGCGAATCGCAACACcggaaggaaataaataagCTTTGTTTGAGTGTTACGAGCGTCTGCTTCTGCTGCATTGGAGTAACACCATCCATTCTGTATGTACACGCCGCAACCGTGCCGTCGTTGTGACAAGTTGTGGCAAGTTTTCAACTGAAAAGAGGATAGCAGAATCTTCTTCCCAGCAACTACTTCACTAATCTCCTGAGGTACGAgtgttaatgtgttttttttttcttctttgacaTAGGCTGCACAGTATTGCCCTACCCGGAGTTTGAGTTCGCAGACTCCTACCTTTAAACACGATCAAGGTACCATGCAATCTCATACAAACGGTACGAAAGATCGATGGTACCGCTGGTTCGCTTGATCCTGTTCCAGCTCCATATCCAGGTCCAGCTCCTCTAGGTCCAGGTCGGATGCAATGTTGTGTCGGTCGCCATTGGAATGATAGTCGTCTGTGACGGTGCGGTACTCGGAATCGTCGAACGTTCGTTTGCCTTTGCGCGAACCGGACGAACTCCTTGGCGGCACCGTCTCTGATGGTCAATCGCGCCCAATCCGTTTGTGGATCTGCTGGTGCTTGATCAGATGCGCCTTCTGGCGAAAGGCTTTGGCGCAGACCTCACAACGGAACGGTTTCTCACCCGTGTGCGTCCGAAGGTGGACCTTAATGTTGCTCTTGTTCAGGAAACCCCGGTTGCAGATATTGCACCGGTGGACTGGTTTCTCCTTGCCGAGAAGCCCGCTGAGATCGTTCGCCGCCTGGAAGCTGAGTGCGGCGGCTTGTTGCGACTGAGCGTTGatctgatgctgctgatgttgctgttgttgttgctgctgctgctgctgctgatgctgttgctggtggtgttgttgctgttgttgttgctgctgctgttgatggtgctgttgttgctgctgttggtgatgttgttgctgctggtgttgctgggCAGAGAGGCCACCGGTAGGCGTCGGTACAAGCGTTCCCGGTTGCTTGGACTGTTGTTTGTGGTTGCgtcgtttgctttttggtgTCGTCGGAGAGTTGCTTGCGCTTGAGGAAGATGTAGAGGTGGTAGTGGTCGTGTGGGGATAGTTACTTAGGCCGAGCTCCGGGCTGCAGAGACCGTCCGGTTTGGTGAGTGAACCCATGGACCCGAGCGCGAAGTGGTGTCCgttttgatggtggtgatgtccCTGCAGGTACCTGCCGTTGAGTATGAGATTGTCGGTGGAGGTCGAAACGACCGAGCCGGGTGGACTAGTAGAGGTGGATATCAGCTCGCCGCAGTATGACGTTGAGCTGGGCGCTTCCAGTTTGATCGGCGGTCCGTGCTGTAGTCGGTTCTGTAGCAGAGGCATGTAACCGTGCGTCAACAGACTCTGCAGGGTGGAGCTGGTGCCGGAGGAGGTATGTACTGGGGAGCTCGGCAGTATGAGTTCACTGAGCGAGTCCTGCTGCGTTACAATTAGCTTACCACCGTCCGGCACACCGGTACAGGTGCCCTCGATCCAAGCGTCTAGATCCATCCAGGAGTCGCGCGTATCATTGCCATCCTCCTTCTCCACCTTACTGCTAGGCACAGTTGTGTCAGCGATCGCAGACCCTATGATCGCTGCTATATCCTCGATCGAGCTCATGTCGTACTCGGACAGCTCCTTCGTATCAACGAATATCCGCGCTCCAGACACCGAATCGGCCCCATTCATCACACAGCTGTCGGCAGGTGCACTGTAGATTTTGGTACCGTCAAGCGACCCATCGGAGAAGAGCTTCACATCCGCCAGACTGCATCCACCGCCCCCATTGTCCGCACTCGAACCGTCAGGATTTAGTACCGAGTCGGGCAGGCAGGTTGACGTAGACGAAACGATGTTGTTATCGCTACCGGTCGAACCGACACTGGTTCCATTTCCGGTACCGTTTCCGTTGCCATTCGTGGTCCCACTGTTACCTGCCAAATGGTTGGACCCGCTGGTAGCTGCACTCGTGTACGAGTTCTGCGTGTAGTTGTTGTTCTCCTCCGGCAAGCGTTGAGCGATCGCCGTATAATGGTAGCCAGAGATACCATTGATCGAGAGGTGACCAGTGTTGAAGGAGGTAAACGAAGGCAGCGGCTTCACATCACCATTCCCGAgacctcctcctccacctccgCCGCCACCCCCACCACCGACACCTATGTGACCGTTTGAGTGTCCGTGCCCGTTTGTACCGTTGCTCGTGATAGAAGCGGCCGAGTTGAGCAGCAGGTTCTCTAGGACATCCATTGAACTCTTTTGCGTTTCGCCATCGCTCGGCAGTGAATCGAGTTCGGCCTCGAGCAGTAGCTTGTGACCGTCGAGCAGGTACTGATCGGTGACGCTGGTAGACTGGTTCCAGCAGGGGCTCATCAGTAGACTTTCCACCTCGACCGAATCGTTCTGCGAGCTCATCTTGCAGTTGACCATGCTCTCGATGTGCATGGGGTAGGCGTTATGTTTTGGCGTTGTCGCATGCGACGCCCCTCGCCGTTGGCGATCTTCTCCGAAAATCCGTGCAAACACTTCCGAAGCAGGTTATTGGCAGGATGGATTGAAAATGAGTTTGAAACGTTGATTGACGGGTGCAAAGACGCCGCTTTTGTACAGTGTAGTTTTGGCGAGGCTTGAAGCTTGCTGGCTGGGATGACGAAGGTACCCAACTAGGGTACCCTAGTGCACACTACTATTCGCTAGGCACAGAAGGTGCGCCCGTGAAATATGCTCCGTTGAAGATCCTCCGTTAACATCCGAAGCTGTTCGTGCATGGTATCGGCCTGTTGTATGTTGTAGTTAGCATAACCGGATCATTTatggaacgaaacaaaacagatagaaaaaacgAATTTCTTAGTCAAGGTTTTGAAATGTGctgaacataattttaaaataaaaatcaaatcagcTATGTTTTTTGTAAGCAATTTCATATAAGCTACTATAGCATTTACTTACTCGATTCTAAGTCAATGTATGTGTGAAGGTTTAGTGGAATTGATTAATGTTTAATTTGTACTTTGAAACGGTTATGCAAagctcataattttcaaaaaagattaaaagaaaacagtcTAATTCCATGAGCAAATGCGTCGCATTGCTGGTAATGTATGttgaaaaaagctttattAATACGCAAACATATTTTCCGTTGTTTTACCAGCGCATTATTTTACGCGCATCTGTTTCTCCCGCCTCCAGAACCCAAGCAGGTTACCCTTTGTTTGTCAAATGCattagaatatttttcacCATCGGTCAAGGGGAGCgtgttgcgtgtgtttgagtgggtttatgttttgattGTCATTGATGCCGCAAAGTTAAACAAGTCAATTGTAGGTCGAGTACATAAAACCCTTTCTTCCTAACCTCGTGGATTTACagagactgtgtgtgtgtgtgtgtgtgtgtgtgtgtgtgtgtgtgtttgtatgtattCAATGCTCTTCCCCGTGGGAGATGGACAAATGGTTGAGGTGATATGGTTGTTCCCCAGGGTTCCATTCACGTTTTTCTCAGACAAATCACTCATTTACCAGCGCAAACAATGCACCGGGAACTCGTGACGCATGACAAAAATGCGTCAAATGAACACCGAAAATAATGGAATAGGTGCCAGTATGTCACATCATCTGCAAACGTCAACCGAACGCAAAGGTTGGGAGTCTGAGCAGTCTAACTGCTGTCTCGTACATGCAACGGTTTTGGGGAGCT
This genomic window from Anopheles maculipalpis chromosome 2RL, idAnoMacuDA_375_x, whole genome shotgun sequence contains:
- the LOC126557387 gene encoding ichor, encoding MHIESMVNCKMSSQNDSVEVESLLMSPCWNQSTSVTDQYLLDGHKLLLEAELDSLPSDGETQKSSMDVLENLLLNSAASITSNGTNGHGHSNGHIGVGGGGGGGGGGGGLGNGDVKPLPSFTSFNTGHLSINGISGYHYTAIAQRLPEENNNYTQNSYTSAATSGSNHLAGNSGTTNGNGNGTGNGTSVGSTGSDNNIVSSTSTCLPDSVLNPDGSSADNGGGGCSLADVKLFSDGSLDGTKIYSAPADSCVMNGADSVSGARIFVDTKELSEYDMSSIEDIAAIIGSAIADTTVPSSKVEKEDGNDTRDSWMDLDAWIEGTCTGVPDGGKLIVTQQDSLSELILPSSPVHTSSGTSSTLQSLLTHGYMPLLQNRLQHGPPIKLEAPSSTSYCGELISTSTSPPGSVVSTSTDNLILNGRYLQGHHHHQNGHHFALGSMGSLTKPDGLCSPELGLSNYPHTTTTTSTSSSSASNSPTTPKSKRRNHKQQSKQPGTLVPTPTGGLSAQQHQQQQHHQQQQQQHHQQQQQQQQQQHHQQQHQQQQQQQQQQQHQQHQINAQSQQAAALSFQAANDLSGLLGKEKPVHRCNICNRGFLNKSNIKVHLRTHTGEKPFRCEVCAKAFRQKAHLIKHQQIHKRIGRD